The following proteins come from a genomic window of Myroides odoratus DSM 2801:
- a CDS encoding sialate O-acetylesterase: MRRKLTFLCAFLLLLGSHALQAQDTTCALDANELSYDVILVAGQSNTHYGYPLNAQLDTVNARVYELKRHDSKNFRINPAGPVLDFWTRQTNRNSFATTFSNLYINTYLKDNNRKVLIIPCGYAGSSITDWTQGKRFYNDAMERVNYVLDNVPGSKLVAILWHQGEANVGWNPYQTTLDGMITDMRNDVHQVEGQDIPFIVGGMVPYWVSRNASRGVQQAIIKDTPNRVSNTSYADPEFPTVIDKPNNGFDDIHFDSDGQREMGFRYFNAYRTLTDTNRQPQAIQTLAVPEQPIDIESHATRLYPNPATDVVNLVSIQKIKQVEIYNHSQSLVFNHSYNQTEITIATANLPVGLYVARVTLEDHTVEHIKIIKK, from the coding sequence TTTTATGTGCCTTTCTACTCTTGTTGGGAAGTCATGCACTCCAAGCTCAAGACACAACCTGTGCACTTGATGCTAATGAACTATCGTATGATGTTATACTAGTTGCTGGGCAATCTAATACGCATTATGGATATCCGCTTAATGCACAATTGGATACGGTAAATGCTCGTGTATATGAATTAAAACGACACGACAGTAAGAACTTTAGAATTAATCCTGCAGGACCAGTTCTTGATTTTTGGACGCGACAAACAAACCGAAATAGCTTTGCTACTACGTTTTCAAATCTGTATATCAATACTTACCTGAAAGATAATAATCGAAAAGTACTTATTATTCCCTGTGGATATGCTGGAAGTAGTATTACGGATTGGACTCAAGGCAAGCGATTTTACAATGATGCTATGGAACGTGTAAATTATGTGTTGGATAATGTTCCGGGAAGTAAACTAGTAGCTATCCTGTGGCATCAAGGAGAAGCGAATGTTGGATGGAACCCCTATCAAACAACGCTTGACGGCATGATTACTGATATGAGAAATGATGTTCATCAAGTAGAGGGACAAGATATTCCTTTTATTGTAGGTGGAATGGTACCGTATTGGGTAAGTCGAAATGCAAGTAGAGGTGTACAACAAGCAATTATTAAAGATACACCTAATCGAGTTAGTAATACCAGTTATGCCGATCCAGAATTTCCAACGGTAATTGATAAACCAAATAATGGTTTTGATGATATTCACTTTGATTCAGATGGACAAAGAGAAATGGGATTCCGTTATTTTAATGCGTATCGCACTTTAACTGATACAAATAGACAACCCCAAGCTATTCAAACTTTAGCTGTACCAGAACAGCCTATCGATATTGAATCTCATGCAACTAGATTGTACCCTAATCCTGCTACAGATGTTGTGAATTTGGTCTCTATTCAAAAGATTAAACAAGTGGAAATTTATAACCACAGCCAATCTCTTGTGTTTAATCATTCGTACAATCAAACGGAAATAACTATTGCAACAGCTAATCTGCCAGTTGGATTGTATGTAGCACGTGTTACATTGGAAGATCATACGGTAGAACATATTAAAATAATTAAAAAATAA